Sequence from the Agrococcus sp. SL85 genome:
CCCTGCTCGAGGCGCTCGACGCCGGCCGCGTCGGCTTCGCGGCGCTCGACGTCACCGCCGTCGAGCCGCTGCCCCAGGCGTCGCGCCTGTGGGAGCACCCGAGCGTCCTCATCAGCCCGCACACCGCGGCGCTCTCGCGCCAGGAGCCGCGCCGCATCGCCGAGCTGTTCGCCGCGAACGCGACGCGCCTGCTCGACGGCGAGCCGCTCGAGAACGTCATGTCGACGAAGGAGTTCTACTGATGGGCGCGGGCTCCGCCCTCTTCGACCTCGCAGGCCGCGTCGCGCTCGTCACGGGCTCGAGCCAGGGCATCGGCCGCGCGCTCGCGCAGGGCCTCGCCGAGGCCGGCGCGACCGTCGTCGTGCACGGCCGCGACGCCGCGAAGGCGCAGCGCGCCGCCGACGGGATCAGCGCGTCGACCGGCGTCCAGGCGCACGCCATCACGTTCGACGTGACGGACGCCGCGGCGGTCGACGCCGGGATCGCCGAGCTCGAGGGGCGGCTGGGAACCCCTGACGTCCTCGTGAACAACGCCGGCATCCAGCGCCGCGCGCCCATCGCGGAGTTCGCCGACGACGACTGGCACGACCTCGTCGCCACGAACCTCACGAGCGCCTTCCTGCTCTCGCGCCGCGTCGCGCGCGGCATGATCGCGCGCGGCACGGGCCGGATCGTCTCGATCGGCTCGGTGCAGTCGCAGCTCGCGC
This genomic interval carries:
- a CDS encoding SDR family oxidoreductase; this translates as MGAGSALFDLAGRVALVTGSSQGIGRALAQGLAEAGATVVVHGRDAAKAQRAADGISASTGVQAHAITFDVTDAAAVDAGIAELEGRLGTPDVLVNNAGIQRRAPIAEFADDDWHDLVATNLTSAFLLSRRVARGMIARGTGRIVSIGSVQSQLARPSIAPYSATKGAIVMLTKGLCADLAPHGITANAIAPGYFATELTAPLVADEQFSAWVRGRTPAGRWGDVRDLVGALVFLSSDASAFVNGQTLYVDGGMTAVV